A window of Natronobacterium texcoconense genomic DNA:
GTGCCGGCCGGATCGTCGGCCTCGACGCGACGCTCGAGGAGACGTCGATCGTCGAGCAGAACCCGTGGCTGCGCTACCTGCTCGGCTAACTTCGGAGAACTCTTTTCGGCTATTTTGCTTCGAGCAACAGCGACTCGCACAGCGCGTCCGGCCCCTGCTCCTCGAGCAGACGTCGCTGTCGCTCGGCGCCGCTTTCGCGTTCGTAGACGTCTTTGATCCCGTCGATCCCCAGGCGTTCGCACTCGCGGTCGACGAGTTCGCCGAGGTCGACGGTTCCGTCCATCTCGCGGTCGAGGAGGTGTGCGTCGTGGCCGTGTCGGATCGCTCGCCACTTGTGCTCGTCGAGCAGTTCGCGCCTGTGTTCTCGTCCGTACCCCGGCGCGCCGTCCTCGTACTCCTCGGCCAATGCCTCGACGAGCGCGTGGGAGTACTCGACGAACGCCATCACGACGTCGGGGTCGGCCTGGCCGTCCGGCGTCCGGATCTCGACGGTCCCGTGGGCGGTGTGGGGGCGGACGTCGTACCAGAGTTCCCCGCGGTCGTTGATCGACTCCGTCTCGAGCATCCGGCGTTCGAACCGGTCGAACGCCTCGTAATCCTCGAAGTACGTCGGCATCCCGGTGTTCGGGAGTCCCTCGAAAATCTTCGCGCGGGCGGACTCGAGTCCGGTGTCGTACCCGTTCCAGAACGGCGAATTCGCGGAGAGTGCGAGCATAATCGGGACGTACCACCGCAACTCGTTTGCGATCCAGACGGCCTTGTCTGCGTCGTCGACGCCGACGTGGACGTGGAGACCGGCGGTCGTGTTCCGATGCTGTGGGTACTGGATCCGGTCGAGTTGCGACCTGTAGCGTGGTTTCTCGGCGTGCTCGAGTTCTCGCCACTTCGCGAGCGGGTGGAGTCCGGCAGCAGCGATCTCGAAGCCGTGCTCGTGGGCGTGATCGAGCAGGGCCTGTCGGATCTCTCCTAACGCGTCGCGAGCGTTGCCGGGGTCTTCGATCAACGGCGTCTGGGTCTCGATAACGAACTTGAACAGTTCGTGGTCGAGTCGGTCCTCGAGAATCTCCGGCGGCTCGTGTTCGTAGACGAGTTCGTCGGTGCCGCTCGTGGGACGGCCACGCTCGTCGACGACGAAACACTCCTCTTCGATCCCCAGCGTACCCATACGCGTGAACGAATCCGGCGACCCGCGTTCCATCGTGTCCTCGTTTCGGCGCCGACAGTAAATACGGTTTGGAGTCGGAGCGAACCGCCGGGATCGGGCGACGCGACCCGCCGGCTTCGTCAGGCTTCCTCGAGCGCGTAGACCGATCCGTCGCCGCTTCCCACGTAGATCGTGCCGTCGACGACTGCCGGCGAACTCGCGACCCAGTTTTCGACGTTGAACTGCCAGCGTATCTCCCCAGTTTCGGCCTCGAGTGCGGTGAGGGCGCCGCTCTCGTTGCCCACGTAGAGGGTGTCCCTGGCGACGGCGGGGCTGCTTCGAATCTCGCCGAAGCCGGTGTGGTACCAGTAGAAATGTTCCGGTCGCGGGGCCCGGTCGTCCTCGGGGTCGCCGGCAGCGGCCGAGAGAGCGTAGATCCGGTTGTCGAAACTTCCGACGAAGACGACGTCGTCGACGACCGCCGGCGAACTCGAGACCGATCCCTCGGTCACGAACTGCCAGTGGAGATCGCCGGAGTCCGCCTCTATCGCGTAGACGGTGTCGTCGTTGCTCCCGACGTAGACGACGCCGTCAGCGACCGTCGGACGGCTCTGGATCCAGTCGTCAGTCTCGAACGTCCACTCCTCGTCGCCGGAGTCAGCATCGACCGCGTAGAGAAAGCCGTCGGTACTTCCGGCGTAGACCGTGTCGTCGGCGACGGCGGGCGCACGCTGTATCGAACCGCCGGCCTCGAACGTCCACTCCTCGTCGCCGCTCTCGGCCTCGAGCGCGTAGAGGTTATCGTCGTTGCTGCCGACGTAGACCGTCCCGTCGACGACCGTGGGACTGCTCGCGACTATCTCGCCCGTCTGGTAGGTCCACTCCTCGTCGCCGGAGTCGGTCGAAAGGGCGTAGACAGTCCCATCGTGGCTGCCGGCGTAGACCGTGCCGTCGACGACCGCAGGGCTGCTCGAGACGCCGTCGCCGGTCTGAACCGCCCACTCCTCGTCGCCGCTTTCGGCGTCGATCGCGTAGATCCCACCGTCGTTGCTGCCGACGTAGACCGTCTCGTCGACGACCGCAGGGCTACTGTAAACGGGCCCGTCGGTCGGGAACGTCCAGCGCGTCTCGACGCCGTCCGTGGGACCGGCGGCTGCCGTGTAGCCGGTGTTTGCGGCGTCGAACTGGAACGACGGCCACGAGTCGGGCGCGTCGTCGGACTCTTCGATCGAGAGGTCCGGGGATTCGTCGTCGGGGTTCGGCCCCTCGTCGGAGTCCGACATACAGCCGGCTAACCCGACAGTGCCGACGACAGCGGCCGCCCGCAAGAATCCGCGCCGATCGCGTTCGTCTCTCATTGCCGAAAGCCACTCGGCCCGGCTACATATGCTTCTTGATACTCTTACGGTCGTGCGACGATCCCGAGGTGGTCCGCGTGGTAGGGCTCGAGTCGCTCGCTCTCGAGAATTTCGTACTCCGACTCGAGTTCCTCGCGAACGTCGGCGAAAACG
This region includes:
- a CDS encoding glutamate--cysteine ligase; protein product: MERGSPDSFTRMGTLGIEEECFVVDERGRPTSGTDELVYEHEPPEILEDRLDHELFKFVIETQTPLIEDPGNARDALGEIRQALLDHAHEHGFEIAAAGLHPLAKWRELEHAEKPRYRSQLDRIQYPQHRNTTAGLHVHVGVDDADKAVWIANELRWYVPIMLALSANSPFWNGYDTGLESARAKIFEGLPNTGMPTYFEDYEAFDRFERRMLETESINDRGELWYDVRPHTAHGTVEIRTPDGQADPDVVMAFVEYSHALVEALAEEYEDGAPGYGREHRRELLDEHKWRAIRHGHDAHLLDREMDGTVDLGELVDRECERLGIDGIKDVYERESGAERQRRLLEEQGPDALCESLLLEAK
- a CDS encoding outer membrane protein assembly factor BamB family protein — its product is MRDERDRRGFLRAAAVVGTVGLAGCMSDSDEGPNPDDESPDLSIEESDDAPDSWPSFQFDAANTGYTAAAGPTDGVETRWTFPTDGPVYSSPAVVDETVYVGSNDGGIYAIDAESGDEEWAVQTGDGVSSSPAVVDGTVYAGSHDGTVYALSTDSGDEEWTYQTGEIVASSPTVVDGTVYVGSNDDNLYALEAESGDEEWTFEAGGSIQRAPAVADDTVYAGSTDGFLYAVDADSGDEEWTFETDDWIQSRPTVADGVVYVGSNDDTVYAIEADSGDLHWQFVTEGSVSSSPAVVDDVVFVGSFDNRIYALSAAAGDPEDDRAPRPEHFYWYHTGFGEIRSSPAVARDTLYVGNESGALTALEAETGEIRWQFNVENWVASSPAVVDGTIYVGSGDGSVYALEEA